The Carcharodon carcharias isolate sCarCar2 chromosome 15, sCarCar2.pri, whole genome shotgun sequence genome includes a window with the following:
- the gnptg gene encoding N-acetylglucosamine-1-phosphotransferase subunit gamma isoform X1 encodes MAMGGPGLLLLWLLLVIVSAGKMKIVEEPNTYGLNNPFLSQVNRLQPKIRPAAVSGPAHLHRLAGKCFSMTESAYKYEFCPFHNITQHEQTFRWNAYSGILGIWQEWEIENNTFVGMWMKEGDSCGTRNRQTKVLLKCGPSHKLVQVSEPNTCIYYLSFETPLVCHPHSLLVYPNLKKELQNRWDQAEQSLYDGLITQQGYRKLLQAIFRDAGYLKISGEKQDQQELEEQNHSQETLGRCNEERNKLSTEVQRLKDLLTRNNISFTMPTVSEEIPRLTGNQTPRNQQLRGDLGLWDDAL; translated from the exons ATGGCGATGGGCGGCCCCGGGCTCTTattgctctggctgctgctgg tTATCGTCTCAGCTGGTAAaatgaaaattgtggaagagcCAAACACCTACGG GCTAAATAATCCTTTCCTGTCCCAAGTAAACAGACTTCAACCGAAAATCAGACCTGCTGCAGTTTCAG gCCCAGCTCATCTGCACAGACTTGCTGGGAAATGTTTCAGTATGACTGAGTCTGC GTACAAGTACGAGTTCTGTCCCTTCCACAATATCACACAACACGAGCAGACATTCCGTTGGAATGCATACAGTGGGATCCTGGG AATATGGCAGgaatgggagattgagaacaACACGTTTGTGGGAATGTGGATGAAGGAAGGAGATTCCTGTGGCACCAGAAACAGACAAACCAAG GTCCTTCTAAAATGTGGACCCAGCCACAAACTGGTTCAAGTTTCCGAGCCCAACACTTGTATCTACTATCTGAGCTTTGAGACACCGCTGGTCTGCCACCCCCACTCTTTACTTG TTTACCCAAATCTGAAGAAAGAGCTGCAGAATCGATGGGACCAGGCAGAACAATCACTCTACGATGGCCTAATTACTCAGCAA GGTTATAGGAAGTTGCTGCAAGCAATATTCAGAGATGCAGGTTACCTAAAAATCTCTGGAGAAAAACAGGATCAACAGGAGCTGGAGGAACAGAACCACTCCCAGGAGACCTTGGGCAGGTGCAATGAG GAGCGAAATAAACTCTCCACAGAAGTTCAGAGGCTAAAGGATTTACTGACCCGTAACAACATCTCCTTCACAATGCCGACCG TGAGTGAAGAAATCCCCAGATTAACTGGAAACCAAACTCCAAGGAACCAACAGCTGCGTGGAGACCTGGGGCTCTGGGATGATGCACTGTGA
- the gnptg gene encoding N-acetylglucosamine-1-phosphotransferase subunit gamma isoform X5, with the protein MAMGGPGLLLLWLLLVIVSAGKMKIVEEPNTYGLNNPFLSQVNRLQPKIRPAAVSGPAHLHRLAGKCFSMTESAYKYEFCPFHNITQHEQTFRWNAYSGILGIWQEWEIENNTFVGMWMKEGDSCGTRNRQTKVLLKCGPSHKLVQVSEPNTCIYYLSFETPLVCHPHSLLVYPNLKKELQNRWDQAEQSLYDGLITQQERNKLSTEVQRLKDLLTRNNISFTMPTEVN; encoded by the exons ATGGCGATGGGCGGCCCCGGGCTCTTattgctctggctgctgctgg tTATCGTCTCAGCTGGTAAaatgaaaattgtggaagagcCAAACACCTACGG GCTAAATAATCCTTTCCTGTCCCAAGTAAACAGACTTCAACCGAAAATCAGACCTGCTGCAGTTTCAG gCCCAGCTCATCTGCACAGACTTGCTGGGAAATGTTTCAGTATGACTGAGTCTGC GTACAAGTACGAGTTCTGTCCCTTCCACAATATCACACAACACGAGCAGACATTCCGTTGGAATGCATACAGTGGGATCCTGGG AATATGGCAGgaatgggagattgagaacaACACGTTTGTGGGAATGTGGATGAAGGAAGGAGATTCCTGTGGCACCAGAAACAGACAAACCAAG GTCCTTCTAAAATGTGGACCCAGCCACAAACTGGTTCAAGTTTCCGAGCCCAACACTTGTATCTACTATCTGAGCTTTGAGACACCGCTGGTCTGCCACCCCCACTCTTTACTTG TTTACCCAAATCTGAAGAAAGAGCTGCAGAATCGATGGGACCAGGCAGAACAATCACTCTACGATGGCCTAATTACTCAGCAA GAGCGAAATAAACTCTCCACAGAAGTTCAGAGGCTAAAGGATTTACTGACCCGTAACAACATCTCCTTCACAATGCCGACCG AAGTAAACTGA
- the gnptg gene encoding N-acetylglucosamine-1-phosphotransferase subunit gamma isoform X4, with product MAMGGPGLLLLWLLLVIVSAGKMKIVEEPNTYGLNNPFLSQVNRLQPKIRPAAVSGPAHLHRLAGKCFSMTESAYKYEFCPFHNITQHEQTFRWNAYSGILGIWQEWEIENNTFVGMWMKEGDSCGTRNRQTKVLLKCGPSHKLVQVSEPNTCIYYLSFETPLVCHPHSLLVYPNLKKELQNRWDQAEQSLYDGLITQQERNKLSTEVQRLKDLLTRNNISFTMPTVSEEIPRLTGNQTPRNQQLRGDLGLWDDAL from the exons ATGGCGATGGGCGGCCCCGGGCTCTTattgctctggctgctgctgg tTATCGTCTCAGCTGGTAAaatgaaaattgtggaagagcCAAACACCTACGG GCTAAATAATCCTTTCCTGTCCCAAGTAAACAGACTTCAACCGAAAATCAGACCTGCTGCAGTTTCAG gCCCAGCTCATCTGCACAGACTTGCTGGGAAATGTTTCAGTATGACTGAGTCTGC GTACAAGTACGAGTTCTGTCCCTTCCACAATATCACACAACACGAGCAGACATTCCGTTGGAATGCATACAGTGGGATCCTGGG AATATGGCAGgaatgggagattgagaacaACACGTTTGTGGGAATGTGGATGAAGGAAGGAGATTCCTGTGGCACCAGAAACAGACAAACCAAG GTCCTTCTAAAATGTGGACCCAGCCACAAACTGGTTCAAGTTTCCGAGCCCAACACTTGTATCTACTATCTGAGCTTTGAGACACCGCTGGTCTGCCACCCCCACTCTTTACTTG TTTACCCAAATCTGAAGAAAGAGCTGCAGAATCGATGGGACCAGGCAGAACAATCACTCTACGATGGCCTAATTACTCAGCAA GAGCGAAATAAACTCTCCACAGAAGTTCAGAGGCTAAAGGATTTACTGACCCGTAACAACATCTCCTTCACAATGCCGACCG TGAGTGAAGAAATCCCCAGATTAACTGGAAACCAAACTCCAAGGAACCAACAGCTGCGTGGAGACCTGGGGCTCTGGGATGATGCACTGTGA
- the gnptg gene encoding N-acetylglucosamine-1-phosphotransferase subunit gamma isoform X2, which translates to MKIVEEPNTYGLNNPFLSQVNRLQPKIRPAAVSGPAHLHRLAGKCFSMTESAYKYEFCPFHNITQHEQTFRWNAYSGILGIWQEWEIENNTFVGMWMKEGDSCGTRNRQTKVLLKCGPSHKLVQVSEPNTCIYYLSFETPLVCHPHSLLVYPNLKKELQNRWDQAEQSLYDGLITQQGYRKLLQAIFRDAGYLKISGEKQDQQELEEQNHSQETLGRCNEERNKLSTEVQRLKDLLTRNNISFTMPTVSEEIPRLTGNQTPRNQQLRGDLGLWDDAL; encoded by the exons atgaaaattgtggaagagcCAAACACCTACGG GCTAAATAATCCTTTCCTGTCCCAAGTAAACAGACTTCAACCGAAAATCAGACCTGCTGCAGTTTCAG gCCCAGCTCATCTGCACAGACTTGCTGGGAAATGTTTCAGTATGACTGAGTCTGC GTACAAGTACGAGTTCTGTCCCTTCCACAATATCACACAACACGAGCAGACATTCCGTTGGAATGCATACAGTGGGATCCTGGG AATATGGCAGgaatgggagattgagaacaACACGTTTGTGGGAATGTGGATGAAGGAAGGAGATTCCTGTGGCACCAGAAACAGACAAACCAAG GTCCTTCTAAAATGTGGACCCAGCCACAAACTGGTTCAAGTTTCCGAGCCCAACACTTGTATCTACTATCTGAGCTTTGAGACACCGCTGGTCTGCCACCCCCACTCTTTACTTG TTTACCCAAATCTGAAGAAAGAGCTGCAGAATCGATGGGACCAGGCAGAACAATCACTCTACGATGGCCTAATTACTCAGCAA GGTTATAGGAAGTTGCTGCAAGCAATATTCAGAGATGCAGGTTACCTAAAAATCTCTGGAGAAAAACAGGATCAACAGGAGCTGGAGGAACAGAACCACTCCCAGGAGACCTTGGGCAGGTGCAATGAG GAGCGAAATAAACTCTCCACAGAAGTTCAGAGGCTAAAGGATTTACTGACCCGTAACAACATCTCCTTCACAATGCCGACCG TGAGTGAAGAAATCCCCAGATTAACTGGAAACCAAACTCCAAGGAACCAACAGCTGCGTGGAGACCTGGGGCTCTGGGATGATGCACTGTGA
- the gnptg gene encoding N-acetylglucosamine-1-phosphotransferase subunit gamma isoform X3 codes for MAMGGPGLLLLWLLLVIVSAGKMKIVEEPNTYGLNNPFLSQVNRLQPKIRPAAVSGPAHLHRLAGKCFSMTESAYKYEFCPFHNITQHEQTFRWNAYSGILGIWQEWEIENNTFVGMWMKEGDSCGTRNRQTKVLLKCGPSHKLVQVSEPNTCIYYLSFETPLVCHPHSLLVYPNLKKELQNRWDQAEQSLYDGLITQQGYRKLLQAIFRDAGYLKISGEKQDQQELEEQNHSQETLGRCNEERNKLSTEVQRLKDLLTRNNISFTMPTEVN; via the exons ATGGCGATGGGCGGCCCCGGGCTCTTattgctctggctgctgctgg tTATCGTCTCAGCTGGTAAaatgaaaattgtggaagagcCAAACACCTACGG GCTAAATAATCCTTTCCTGTCCCAAGTAAACAGACTTCAACCGAAAATCAGACCTGCTGCAGTTTCAG gCCCAGCTCATCTGCACAGACTTGCTGGGAAATGTTTCAGTATGACTGAGTCTGC GTACAAGTACGAGTTCTGTCCCTTCCACAATATCACACAACACGAGCAGACATTCCGTTGGAATGCATACAGTGGGATCCTGGG AATATGGCAGgaatgggagattgagaacaACACGTTTGTGGGAATGTGGATGAAGGAAGGAGATTCCTGTGGCACCAGAAACAGACAAACCAAG GTCCTTCTAAAATGTGGACCCAGCCACAAACTGGTTCAAGTTTCCGAGCCCAACACTTGTATCTACTATCTGAGCTTTGAGACACCGCTGGTCTGCCACCCCCACTCTTTACTTG TTTACCCAAATCTGAAGAAAGAGCTGCAGAATCGATGGGACCAGGCAGAACAATCACTCTACGATGGCCTAATTACTCAGCAA GGTTATAGGAAGTTGCTGCAAGCAATATTCAGAGATGCAGGTTACCTAAAAATCTCTGGAGAAAAACAGGATCAACAGGAGCTGGAGGAACAGAACCACTCCCAGGAGACCTTGGGCAGGTGCAATGAG GAGCGAAATAAACTCTCCACAGAAGTTCAGAGGCTAAAGGATTTACTGACCCGTAACAACATCTCCTTCACAATGCCGACCG AAGTAAACTGA